The stretch of DNA AGGCGGCCACTAGATTTGATAGAGGTCCATGCAATCCAAACACGCCTCAAGGGACATTTGTCATGTGACCTCTATGTCTCAGAGGACCTTGCAAGTGAGACACAGCTCAGGGCCATTTCATTTCTGTTGTGTGACCTCATCTTCCCAGCAGTTAGGAGCTCGTTAGATTTGTAAAatatatggacaggtacatggatgggaaaggtttcgaAGGATCGGACACGGGCAGCCACGGAAGGTTAATGCTCATCCTCGTGACTCAGTGAATGTAggcaatttctccagcaatttaacGATTGGATTAAATATCAGTATTGTCTGGGAGAAATCAAAGTTCGGAGCTTGTTTACTTTGGAGGGAATCGTGCCATCCCCACTTTGGTGATTCTCCGTCCATCCTGTgtcctggagggggggggggggggggggggtggctggacAGTGCCCGGGGCGTGAGGTCTGGTTGGATTCCTTGGCGCAGGCTTGGATGTGACAAGgttacgtctgaagaaggaaacgttggctgtccattccctccacggatgttgcctgacccgttgagttcctccagccctgtGTAGTTTTGCTTAAGGTTTCAACAACTGCAGTCTCCTGTGGTTATGGCTGGTCTGGCGTAGCACTGGTTTGATCTGTAAGCTTTGGTGGGCAGGGTGAAAGAGAGCACCAGTCAATGAGCGCGGCGAGGGCTAATTCTTTCTCCTTCCAGGCGCGAGTCGGAGCGCAGGAACCACTCTCTGGCACGCCACGCGGACATCTTGGCGGCCGTGGAGACCAGGCTCTCCCTCCTGAACATGACCTTCATGAAGTACGTCGACACCAATCTCTGCTGCTTCATCCCGGGCAAGGTGTGTTTGTGGACGGTCGCTCTGTGCTGGTCTGCTACCCATCGGGGTGGGAGAAACTGCTGGAATTATCAGATGCAATAACATGCACCTGGCTCTGGAGAAAATGTGTagaaaagagctgcagatgctggaatcgaaggaagacacaaaatgtgggacaggcagcatctctggagagacggaatgtgtgaagtttcgggtcgagacccttcttcacactgaaacgtcacccattcattctcaccagagatactgcctgtcccgctgagttactccagcattttgcatctacctgaCTCTGGAGAAACACTGATGGAATTTCTACCCAgctggcatagactcaatgggctgaatgtctTTTAGTGCTTAATCCTGTTTTATGCTCTTCAAATTTGAACGTAGAtgcatagccaataggtgcaggaggaggccattcggcctttcgagtcagcaccgccattcaatgtgatcatggctgatcatccacaatcggtactcCATTCATGCCTTCACCCAATATCCCTTgcttctgttagccccaagagctctatctaactattttgaatgcatccagtgaattggcctccattaccttctgaggcagagaattccacaaattcacaactgggtgaaaaattctttcctcagttctaaatggccttattcttaaactgtgtcccctggttctcgacatCAAGGTGTCTTGCATCTAgggtgtctaatcccttaataattttatgtgtttctataagttcccctctcattctatattctagtgaatataagccttgtctcgcaattctttcatcatatgacagtcccaccgtcCTGGGAATTgagctcgtgaacctacgctgcaccccctcaataacaagaatgtccttcctcaaattagaagaccaaaactgcacacaatactccaggtgtggtctcaccagggccctgtacaactgcagaaggacctctttgttcctatactcaactcctctcgttatgaaggccaacatgccattagctttccttgctgcctgctgtatctgcatgcttactttcagtgaccgatgtacaaggtcacccagttttcgttgtacttcccttttcctaatatgacaccattcagataataatctgccctcctgtttttgccaccaaagttgataacctcacatttatccaaattatagcatcctcttcacagttcacactgccacccagctttgtgtcatctgcaaatttgctaatgttactttttattccttcatctaaatcatgtatattgtgaatagctgtggtcccagcaccgagccttgcggcattccactagtcactgcctgccattctgaaaagtcccattaattcctactctttgtttcctgtctgccaaccagttctttatccatgtcaataccctaccaccaataccatgtgctctaattttgcccactaatcccctgtggaaccttatcaaaggctttttgaaagtccaggtacatgacatccactgactctcccttgtccattttacttgttacatcctcaaaaaatgccagaagattagtcaagcatgatttccccttcgtaaatccatgctgactttaatcgatcctgttactgctatccaaatgtagcGCTATTACACCTTTATAATCAACcagcttccccaccaccaatgttggactaactggtctataattccctgctttctctctccctcctttcttaaaaagtggaataacattagctaccctccactccacaggaactgatctagaaTCTACAGAACGTTAGAAAAAGATCACCAACAcgtccacgatttctaaagccacctccttgagtactctggtttgcagaccatcaggccctggggatttatcagccttcaatcccatgtctacccaacacaatttcctgactaatgtgaatttccttcagttcctccgtcaccctaggtcctctgtcccctagtacatctggcagattgtttgtgtattacttagtgaagacagaaccaaagtacctgttcaactcatctgccatttcctttcccccccccataatacattcacctgtttctgtcttcaagggacccacatttgcctTAATTAATGTGTTCCTCTTCAcatcctaaagaagcttttactatcctcctttatattcttggctagcttacctttgtacttcatattttctccccgtgttgcctttttagttaccttttgttgatctttaaaagttttcCAATCTTCtggtttcccgctcatctttgctatgttatgcgtcttctcttttatttttatattgtccttgacttcccttgtcagccacggtccccTCTTATTCCccatagaatctttcttcctctttggaatgaaatgatcctgcatcttctggatgaTTTCCAGAAATACTTACCATGGCTGTTCCACCGTCagccctgctagggtccctttccagtcaactttggctaaATACCTTCCCGGGATTGCTGGACTGCCATATGATTAaataatggagcgactgggcttgtatacactcgAATTtacaaggggatcttatagaaacataaaattattaagggattggacattctagatgcgggaaacatgttctcgatgttggggaaatctagaaccaagggccacagtttaagaataaggggtagcccatttagaactgagatgaggaaatactttttcacacagagttgtgaatctgtggaattctctgcctcagaaggcagtggaggccaattcactggatgcattcaaaagagttagatggggcgagcggaatcaagggatatggggagaaagcaggaatggggtactgattgtggatgatcagccatgataacattgaatggcggtgctggctagaagggatgaatggcctactcctgtacctattgtctatgtatccatGCCGCCAACTAAATTACGCATGTGGCCTTGTGATGTGATATCACGTTCGAAGAATTACCCTTCAGTGttgctgtttagtttattattatcactgtactgaggtacaacgaaaagcatttgtttgtgtgctatccagtcaaagtaaAGACCACATGATTATGGTCAAGCCACCCACCGTGCAcagaaaggataaagggtacaacgttTAGTACACGAAAACTACGTTTTATTACTAATTATTTAATAGTAAAATTATTTTACTATTAAAAATAAAGTGAGAGGTTTATATGCATATTTTTTAACCTCATTTACTGCACCCTGTGTTCCTGATGTTGCCTCCTGTTGAGACTAAGCGTGACCACATATACTTGGTCTTCCAAGGCCAACTGAACCTCTCGTTTGCTAACCACTTttactcccattcccattcccacactgacaaattggaggaatagctcctcatattttgcgtgggcagcttataacccaatggtatgcGTATTGAATTCTCAAATAATGGGTCCCTTCTATAaacacccttcacccccccctccctccttgaacttcctaagccttctaagaagGTACAGGCGTGGGGTGCGTTTTCACCATAGCTTCGTGGCTGGTCCACAACAAGTTTCTGATGATTTATTCCTAGGAACCAGAAAtgttgatcatcgttactttggcACCATCAGTGTACACCAGGATGTGTgcaccgctttgcttcctgaagttaatCACAAccacctttgtcttgctgacattaatgGAGAGGGTATTGTCTTTGGCCCCAggttatgaggttctcaatctctgtcctgtactccgtctcatagGAAGAATGCAGAAAGATCTGTACTCTGCATTTAGCTCGTGGTGTTCTTCCCCGGTGAGGAGGGGTGAATGGTGTGAGAGTGTTGAGGGATCTCTCTCCATTGTCCAAGCATGAGCATGTGTGGCAGTCTCTGTGTGGATTGCGATCAGTGCTGGGTAGTTGCTTTGTGGCTTCCCCTTACTGTTTTACCCATGCCTTGTGTTGCAATCTGTGTGCAGGTGATCGATGAGATTTACCGGGTTCTGAGATACGTAAATTCTACGCGTTCCCCTCAGCGAGCCCACGAGGTATTGCAGGAGCTACGGGACATCTCATCCATGGCCATGGAATACTTTGATGAAAAGATCGTCCCCATTCTGAAGAAGAAACTGAGCAATTCGGACATGTCGGGTCGCCTCCTGGGAGTGCCACCAGGTATGTCCCAGGCTGCCCGTGGCAAACAGCGCATCCCCCTGGGAGCGAGCACTGCCTGTGTGTAAATTATATAAACACATGTGCTCTATATCCCTACACATGTAAAGCGTGTGCACATGCAAGTGGGTGGATGTCACTAGTTCACTGACAGCGTCCCTCTGGAGCCCCAGCCCAGCAGTGGGACGTAGTTCAGAAGTTacgggtgcagaattaggccatttggcccaacaagtctactctgctattcaatcatagctgatctctctcaaccccatttttctgccttctccccatagcccctgacacctgtactaatcaagggtcagtttgaagaaaggtctcgacccgaaatgtcacccattccgtctctccagagatgctgcctgtcccgctgagttactccagcattttgagcctaccttcgatttaaaccagcatctgccgttccttcctacacaagaatcttatcaatctccatcttaaaaatatccgttgacttgggcCCCACACCTGtccatggcaaagaatttcacagattcaccaccctctgactgaagaaattcctcctcatttccttctaaaggaacgtccttttattctaaggctgtggcctctggtcctagactctcccactggtgaaacaccctctccacatcaggATCCTGTTGGAGAGGGTGTGTGTAGGCCGTATGTGGGACGGACAAAGGCCGAGGGTAGAGGTGGCGATGGGTCCCGTTTTGGTGGTGATTGATGCAGGAGGGGTGGGCAGGTTTGGACTGTTGCCGGGAGTCACAGGGTCCGGCTGCGGCTGctgacaccctcctccccccccccccccccccccccccccccccccactccccagccACACCAGAGCACCAAAGGATGTTGGAGACAGGAGATGGCTTCCCATGCAAAGTGGCCACTCTCGTTACAGCCATCGTCCTCCAACTGGCTCTTGGAGGAGCCCCATCCCACTCGTTCATATTAACGCCCATGATGAGCCCCCAACCGTCTACTTAGTTATACAGCAatgaaacgggccctttgtcccaccctgCCCCTGCTCCCATTTACCCCGATCCAATCTAAACGCTTCTCATCAATATGTCTGTCCATTTGTCTTTTGAAAGAGGTGGTTAAGTAATCTCTGGGATGATACGGGGAGcatgggggggttgtggggggaaatGAAACGGGAACAGCTGGAGGAAATGCTTCCATTTTAGTGCCAACTCCAGCTGGCAATGGTGGGGTTGGCTGGGTTGTCGGTGGAGAGGTGGTGATGGGTGAGTGATGcacggagggagggtgggggttggCTGGGGTGTCGGTGGAGAGGTGGCGATGGGTGCTGCTTGATGAGTGATgcgtggagggagggtgggggctgGTTGGGCCCCAGTGCCGTGGATCCATGGCCCTGGCTGCCTGTTGGgtgactgaggggaggggagctCTCTGGGCGGTGAGGCAGTGGGGCCATCCCGGCTTTAACATGTTTATTGCCTCTGCCCTGTGCCCAGTTCCTGGACCATCCACGGCCCTGACGGCAGTGCAGCTCTTCTCCAAGCAGAACCCGGCCCGGCAGGAGCTGTGCAAGctgcagcagcagctgaaggcgcAAGGACTGAACGtgaccaccacccggcgagaggTGTCAGAGATCCGCGTCAAGTACCAGGAGCAGCTGAAGCAGCTGCAGGACCAGGATCAGAAGATCCTGGAGCAGAACCAGATCATCGGTGAGCAGAACGCCCGTCTGGCAGAGCTGGACCGCAAGCTGGGGGAGCACGCCCTCAAGCACCAGCAGAGCGAGCAGAAGATCAAGGACCTGCAGGAGCTGCTGGAGCAGGTGATTGAGACTGGCACAGGAGGCGGGCAGCTGCCCAGTGGACCCAACAAGCGCAAGAAGACTCCTCCCGAGGGCAGTGCCAAGCGCCTTCGGAGCCGGAAGTGAGCCGGCCTTTTGCGGGTGGTCTTCTGTCCTCGCGTCTGTGTGTCAGTCCGTGTTATGCAGGCGCGATGGCTCCAGGTGAGGTGCCTCGTGGCACCACGTGGGTCAGGAAGGTGGGCACGGCACGCTTCATTCACCAGCAGCCCGGGGAACTGGGAGTGGGGGGTGGTTGGGTGTCACTGACTGGGCAGCTAAACACAGTCCTGGGTCACGGGCTCCACCACTGTCCTTCCCGCTGCCCTGGATAACGGAGAACTGAACTCTACCCTTCTCTGCTCCCAATAAATGATTTCAGCCCATCCCCTGGTCCCAGTAACAAGGTCCAATACACCCGTCCCCTGATCCTGGGCAACAAGACTCGGCTAACCGTCCCAGGTGTCGGGTAGTGAAGGGTCATACCTTATTTTAGCCCAGCCCTGGATAATTCCTGCCAATCCCCCTGCAACAGGTAATTAACTATGTCCTTGCCTTGCCCGTCTTGGTTAATGGAGCGTTAACTGTCCTCGTGAGCCAGCTGATGAAGAGTTCGATGCCAGCGTGGGGCTGTCAACACTGCTTCACCTGGTGCAGCTGCAGGGGATGGAGTCGGCGCTGTGGCTGCTGATGTCTGGGGGAAGGTGAAGCGGTGCCCTCAGTGTCTGGGTTCTGTGCTCCCACGTCTGTGTCGTGTAGGGCCCTCAGAGTGCCGTGTGCCCTCTGGCAGGGTCGGCCGGGCTTCCCTGGAACCTCATTGCCACCATTCCCAGTGGGCTGGCGTGTGGTGGTTGTGAGGCATGGGCTTGGTCTGCACTCCTGGCACGGCCTCGGGAATATTAAAGCTGTTGTATCCGGACTTGGGCGCCTGCACTGAGTGTTGGAGGAAGATCGGAACAAGGCCAAAGCCACCTTGTGGACAAACGGGATGTGGACGCACACGGCCAGGTAGATGATGTGAGCCCTGGGCTGACTCTGCCCCTGACGGCTACTTGTCAGATCTGGTGAGAGAACAAACCTGGGGGGCAGCCGTCGTTCCTCTGCCCGACATCAGGCGAGGTCCAGTTACCAtcccagcccccaccccctccaccccgctGCTGGAATCTCCCACCTCAGCACAGCCTGGCCTTGTCACTGAACCACTGTGCACGTCTGCTCAGCACACAACCCCACTCCAGTGGCAGAGATTTGATTCTGTTCTGCGTGGAATCCCTTTGATTCCAGCTGTTGTTGCTGCCTGGGTTGGTAAGTGAAGTGAAGTACACCCTGCCCATCTAATGTGCTGAAACAGCCCATTTCCCCATAGCCCACTTTGAGAGGGGTCAGAATTAACCTGCGCTATAATTTGAACCAAGTTCACATGTTGTGTGCCTTTGCTTTGACCTTTGTCCACAGTCCCACCAACATTCAGGGATTTGAGGTGTGCCCGGTTGCACCTCAAAGCCCTAGACATCATAGTCATGTCCCAAACTTGTACATTGTTCCCCTGTCAAGCTACCACTGAACTGCACCAATGTTATGCAGGGAATGTGAGCCTTGATGTTGAGGTTTGGAGAAGTTCTACTTGATGTCTGGAAGGTCCTGAGGCCAAGTCCACGCTCACTTATGCTGACGTTCTCATGCTGTGCTGTAGCACAGTTACCAATACCCAACCTCCAGGCACCCAAGGATCAGACTTGGGGATCAGCTTTTGGTGGGGCTTGGGGCATTCTAGATATCATAGACTTTGGTGGTCTGAGATGATGGTAGGGGTGTTAGGGTCCTTTCCTGGAATGAGTTGACTCCTCAGTACATCCGATTCCTAGGGAGGCTATGCCACTGAGTGTTGGCTTCTTCTGTCCTGATATCTGGGCACCAAATAGCCATTGCTGGTGCCTGAGAAAATGTCCCAAAGAATGGAATTAGCTGGAAAGAGGGAGGGTGTTTCATAAAAGGATCCTGATGTTGACACCTTGGTGTCTTTACAACTTTGTAAGAAGGGAAGTTCTTCACGTTAAACTTCAAAAAGGAAAATACCTTGTGTGGGATCTGCTGATTCAAGTGAAATGCAGGGAAGGGCTATTTAAGGTGAGACTTCACTTGCTGACTGTTATATCGTGCAGCAATGTTTAATTGTTCATTGGCTTTTGTGAACtgaaaaataagttattttttaaacaaaagtaGCCCACCGTTTCTTGCCATTTACACCCAAACTATTGGTGGCGTGGCCCTCTGGGCTACTCTGCCACCTATTTGTGTCGCCTATAGCTAAGCTGTGAACGGTGATTTCAGCCAGCCTTTGGAAGGTGATCAGTGACTCCCAGCTGGAGTTGGACCCTGTTGGCTTTGTCCTGGAAGAGGTGACTTCCATGCACGCCTCCCATGGGATTCTGACACTGCTATGTCTCTAGGATCAAAGAGCAACAATGTGCAGCCAGAATTTGATGTCTCATTGCCGATGTAATGCCTCAATTAGatgcctcccttccctcccctcggCAGGAGTCTGCTAAGGTGTCTACGCTCCTTGGCAGATGGCTAGGAGCCAGTGTTCAGCCCCAGAGGTGGGTCTGCTGTTGCCAGGGCTATGAATGCTGCTGCTGTGAGTTGTCACCGGCAAAAGATTCACAGGAGTCTGTGGGAATGGTATGACCTTTACACGGCCATTTGGTGTCTAACGTACTTAGTTACACTCGGTAACATGCTAACAGAGACATCTGTGTCTCTGAGATACACCACCACTCTGTAGCTCCATCTCCAAGTCCAGTTCTCCTTGCACCCAAACATCAATTGATCTATTCTGGGACTGAGTGTCCACAGGAAGTGCGGAGAGTTCTCAAAGCTTGGTCCACTCGTACCAATGATCCTTCCCTCGAGGCTGTTCCAACAAACGAGAGTTTCCATCTGCCCTAATCAACGGTGCTGAGCAATTGACACAAGCATTACACGGCTGAGGTGATGTAACCCCAACTGTGTCCTATGCTGCAGCCAAGACAGTTCTGCACAATGTACTTAAATTCAAACAGTCTCTGCACGTCTTGTGATTCAGAGCAGCTCTGCCGGCTGCGAGTAATACaacacaatggggggggggggggggggaattacacTGGAACATCTGCTGGGAGTGATTCGCAGGTCACCGTTGCAAGACAAGCAGAGCATCAATCCGGGGAAAAGCGATGGGTCTGCCTCATTGCAGGCAATATCAGACCCATGGGTAAGATATCCTGGATAACCAGTGGTGGTCAACTGTAAGGAGTACACACTAGGTTCTGGTAGAGATGAAAGGCAATTGGGCGTTGCTTGGCTATAAAGGGTGGCACTGATGGGTCATCGTCATACAGCATGGGCACAGGACCCTCAGAACcatagcccatgctgaccaaaatgccccatccaagctttgtcccatttgtctgtgtttgacCCATTTCCATCTCAACCTTCCCTATCCCCGTACCTGTCCAATATCTAATGTTATTGCATCTTTCTTAACTATTTCCTCTAGCACCTTGTTCTATATTCCTATCACCTTTTGGAAAAAGTAGCCTCTCAAGTtacctttaaatctttctcctttcaccttaaacttatgccctctagttcttgatttccccacccTGGGGGAAATAACTGCCCACCTTTCTCATAGCAGGGTAACCAGGCTGAATGCATTACTCCGAGTGTAACCTCACCAAGGGATGGTATAACTTCAACATAATGTCCTGATTCTACacacaattccctgactgatgaagccaaaAGCCTTTATTGCATATCGACCTGTGACACTGCTTTCAGGGATCTATGTTCTTGTACTCCTCAGTCCCTCTCTACAATACAACCCAGGGCCCTTCTGTTCCTATTAGAGGGTGTGCTTGAGTGGGAGCCAGCATGGAGTTGAACAGCCGAATGCAGTCAGAGAAAGATGGACAGAAATGTAATCAATCTGTCTACTTAACAGTGCATATCTGAATATTGGGAGTGTGGTAAATGAGTTGAGAGTACAGGGGCATGAAATGCGATATTAAAGCTAGTGGCAATTCCCAGTTGCAAGATGTTTAGTTGGAAGGGGTGGCAATGTTGGACATAGGAACAGTCATGATGGGAGGGGATATGTTGGAAGGGACATCAAATGAGGCTGTTTGTGTTGAGCCAAAGAACAAAGCAGTCAGGCTGGGGAGGCGCAAGTAGCCAGCACTTGGGTAAGACCAGTTATTCAACTGGGAGGTGATACAGGAGAACATCTACTTGAAGGAAGGCATGAAAGGAGATACAGGGGTTTTCAGGTTAATATGTCCCCACAAAGTACATGGGGAGGGCAGGTAAATCCAGAGCCTCCTTTATAGTAATAATCAGCAAACGGGgaagacatacagcacggaagcaggcccttcagcccagtttgcccatgccaaccaaggtgcccatccactctagtctcacctgcctacgGTTGGCCCataatctaaacctttcctatccatgaacatatcaatgttttttaaatgttgtttctaGTTTctatctctggcagctcattccatatacccaccaccctctgtggaaaggttgcccctcagattcctattaaaattttctcctatcaccttaaacctgtgtcctccagttcttgattctacCCTATATATTCCCCATGATCCAATACAccttcagtgccctccataatgtttgggacaaagacccgtcatttatttatttgcctctgtactccacattatgagatttgtaatagaaaaaaatcacatgtggttaaagtgcaccttgtctgattttaataaaggccatttttatacattttggtttcaccatgtagaacttacagcggtgtttatacatagttcccccatttcagggcaccataatgtttgggacacagcaatgtcatgtgaatgaaagtagtcatgtttagtattttgttgcatatcctttgcatgcaatgactgcttgaagtctgcgattcatggacatcaccagttgctgggtgtcttctctggtgatgctctgccaggcctgtactgcagccatctttagcttatgcttgtttaggtggctagtccccttcagttttctcttccacATATAAAAGGCgggtcaattgggttcagatcgagtgattgacttggccactcatgaattgaccattttttacctttgaaaaacttctttgttgctttagcagtatgtttgggatcattgtcttgctgtagaatgaaccgctggccaatgagttttgaggcatttttttgaacttgagcagatgggatgtgtctatacacttcagaattcattatgctactactatcagcagttgaatcatcaatgaagataagtgagccagtaccttcagcagccatacatgcccaggccataacacccccaccactgtgtttcacagaggaggtggcatgctttggatcttgggcagttccttctctcctccatactttgctcttgccgtcACTGATATAATTTAATCTCATCTGTccgcaagacctttttccagaacttctTTGGAAACTAACCTTAAGTACTTTTAAGTGCTTCTTTGGAAACTAACCTGGCTATCCtaattttgcagctaaccagtggtttgcatcttgcagtgtggcctctgtatttctgttcataaagtcttctgcggacagtggtcattgataaatccacacctctcctgaagagtgtttctgatctgtcgcacaggtgtttggggatttttctttattatagagagaattcttctgtcatcagctgtggaggtcttacttggcctgccagtccctttgcgattagtaagctcaccagtgttctctttcttcttaatgatgttccaaacagttgattttggcaagcctaaggtttggctgatgtctcttaacagttttattcttgtttctcaatctcataatggcttctttgactttcattggcacaactttggtcctcgtgttttgaaacagcaataaaagtttgtaaatgtgatggaaagacctgatgaaagactaggtgctgagagctctcttatacctgcattaaggaggcaattaaacacacctgagcaattacaaacacctgtgaagccatgtgtcccaaacattatggtgccctgaaacgctgctgtaatttctacatggtgaaaccaaaatgtacaaaaataccctttaataaaatctgacaatgtgcactttatccacatgtgattttttccattacaaatctcaaatcgtggagtgcagaggcaaataaataaattattgttctttgtccaaaacattatggagggtactgtgtGTAAGATCACCTCTtcttcctatgctccaaggaatatagtacCCAGTCAGTCtcgtacagctgtaacataacatcccaactgctATGCTCAAAACCCTGACTGATTAAGTCCTTAACCACCTTATCTGCCTGTGACACCGATTGTACCACCACTCCTgtaagtatcatctgcaaacatactaattGTGCCtagtacgttctcatccaaatcattgatataaatcacTAACAATATGCCCAtcgctagtcacaggcctccagtctgaaaatatTCTTCCACCTTCATCCTGTTTCTTTCAATGAAGCCAATTTCTTAACCATGTAATCTGaccttccagagct from Leucoraja erinacea ecotype New England chromosome 5, Leri_hhj_1, whole genome shotgun sequence encodes:
- the fbxo28 gene encoding F-box only protein 28, with product MAAERDDGGGAGAGAGPSGGGGGETGSGGTEQLHQDNPLLTLPIVAIDTILGLMAYDEISGLRMVCKRMDAICQRLLNQGFLKVERYHSLCQKQVKAQLPRRESERRNHSLARHADILAAVETRLSLLNMTFMKYVDTNLCCFIPGKVIDEIYRVLRYVNSTRSPQRAHEVLQELRDISSMAMEYFDEKIVPILKKKLSNSDMSGRLLGVPPVPGPSTALTAVQLFSKQNPARQELCKLQQQLKAQGLNVTTTRREVSEIRVKYQEQLKQLQDQDQKILEQNQIIGEQNARLAELDRKLGEHALKHQQSEQKIKDLQELLEQVIETGTGGGQLPSGPNKRKKTPPEGSAKRLRSRK